From a region of the Pseudomonadota bacterium genome:
- the rpsI gene encoding 30S ribosomal protein S9, whose protein sequence is MPEKRYYATGKRKTAVARVWLKQGAGNFIINGRTIDNYFPVEGLRIMVNKPLVITGHIGKFDVVANIYGGGIPAQAWALGHGIAKALLEFNSNLRATLKKQGLITRDPRAKERKKYGKKAARASFQFSKR, encoded by the coding sequence GTGCCTGAAAAAAGGTACTACGCTACCGGCAAAAGAAAGACCGCTGTTGCAAGAGTGTGGTTGAAACAAGGTGCAGGCAACTTTATCATAAACGGGAGAACAATTGATAACTATTTTCCCGTTGAAGGTCTGAGGATCATGGTAAATAAACCATTGGTGATAACAGGCCATATCGGGAAATTCGATGTTGTTGCAAATATATACGGCGGAGGTATCCCTGCTCAGGCTTGGGCTTTAGGCCATGGAATTGCAAAGGCCTTGCTGGAATTCAACAGCAATCTTAGAGCGACCCTGAAGAAACAGGGGCTCATCACAAGAGACCCAAGGGCAAAAGAGAGAAAGAAGTACGGTAAAAAGGCAGCAAGGGCAAGCTTCCAATTCTCGAAGAGATAA
- the argC gene encoding N-acetyl-gamma-glutamyl-phosphate reductase has protein sequence MLKVGIIGATGYTGATLISLLLTHPDVKISLITSNTYKGEKLSDVFPVFKGVFEETLVSTNEDHRGTCDVYFLGLPHGTSMETAARLYDDKAVIIDLSADFRFEDVDIYESAYVKHTAKELIQRAVFGLPEIYRDKIKGAKIIGNPGCYPTSAILALYPLLKRGLLTGDIFIDSKSGVSGAGRDTKPGSLFCEVSEGFRAYNLGTHRHEPEIQKEVSKFQPLKVMFTPHLLPMNRGILSTTYSRLKMPATTKDILELYRETYEREPFMRIMDEGQYPDTRFTRYSNYCDIGLKAFDDGRIVIISTIDNLIKGASGQAVQNMNIALGIDEATALRGIPQYP, from the coding sequence ATGTTGAAAGTCGGTATTATAGGCGCCACTGGATATACAGGGGCAACTCTTATATCACTGCTTCTGACCCACCCTGATGTAAAAATTTCGCTTATTACCTCAAATACGTACAAAGGGGAAAAACTATCCGATGTTTTCCCTGTCTTTAAAGGGGTGTTTGAGGAAACACTCGTTTCCACCAATGAAGATCATCGCGGCACATGCGATGTCTATTTTCTGGGTCTGCCCCATGGTACATCCATGGAGACTGCAGCACGCCTTTACGACGACAAAGCTGTTATTATTGACTTGAGCGCTGATTTCAGATTTGAAGATGTCGATATCTATGAAAGCGCATATGTGAAACATACTGCAAAAGAACTCATCCAACGGGCTGTCTTCGGCCTTCCTGAGATTTACCGGGATAAAATAAAGGGCGCTAAAATCATTGGCAACCCCGGTTGTTATCCGACTTCTGCCATCCTTGCGCTTTACCCCCTTTTAAAAAGAGGCCTGCTGACCGGTGACATTTTTATTGACTCAAAGTCGGGTGTGAGCGGAGCCGGCAGAGACACAAAACCCGGTAGCCTTTTTTGCGAGGTATCGGAAGGCTTCAGGGCTTATAACTTAGGAACACATCGTCATGAGCCGGAGATACAGAAGGAAGTAAGCAAGTTTCAGCCATTAAAAGTCATGTTTACACCGCACCTCCTGCCGATGAACAGGGGCATTCTTTCAACAACATACAGCAGGCTTAAAATGCCTGCGACAACAAAAGATATATTGGAACTATATAGGGAAACATACGAGAGAGAGCCTTTCATGCGTATCATGGATGAAGGGCAATATCCGGATACACGTTTTACCAGATATTCAAACTACTGCGACATAGGACTCAAGGCCTTTGATGACGGAAGAATTGTCATTATCTCCACAATAGACAATCTTATTAAAGGGGCATCAGGCCAGGCAGTCCAGAACATGAATATTGCTCTTGGTATAGACGAAGCCACTGCACTGAGGGGTATCCCCCAGTATCCATAG
- a CDS encoding response regulator has translation MVSKKIKTGRETMSDKLDVIIVDDDTNVCSVIKEIVERFYTWGDVIAFTDSDEAIAYCRNMKAGVAIFILDVFMGHETGFGFLDEIIDKFPMAYEDTIIMTGNASNDVVNMCVASDITYLIEKPIKAYTLQLAIRAIIAKYLRFAKRLLQDPALAESIAGF, from the coding sequence ATGGTTTCAAAAAAGATTAAAACAGGTAGGGAGACCATGTCTGATAAGCTGGATGTGATTATCGTAGATGATGACACGAATGTATGTAGTGTCATCAAGGAAATTGTAGAAAGATTTTATACCTGGGGTGATGTTATTGCCTTTACGGATAGCGATGAGGCAATCGCCTATTGTCGAAATATGAAGGCAGGGGTTGCGATATTCATACTGGATGTCTTTATGGGACATGAGACCGGATTCGGTTTCCTGGATGAGATTATCGATAAGTTTCCCATGGCATATGAGGACACCATTATCATGACCGGGAATGCCAGCAACGATGTGGTAAATATGTGCGTTGCATCCGATATAACCTATCTCATAGAAAAACCCATAAAGGCCTATACCTTGCAACTGGCAATCAGGGCAATTATTGCAAAATATCTGCGATTCGCTAAGAGACTTCTTCAGGACCCTGCATTAGCCGAAAGTATTGCAGGATTTTGA